One genomic window of Eggerthella timonensis includes the following:
- a CDS encoding cytochrome ubiquinol oxidase subunit I gives MDIFSDPVLLARIQFACTAAYHFIFVPLTIGLGLILAINETRYYRSRDPKDAAATKFWVKIFTATFVLGLATGITMEFSFGTNWADYSRFVGDIFGAPLAAEALLAFFLESTFLGVLLFGRKRVSPKFYMVSSWLVWFGSALSALWILIANSWMQTPAGAELSADGSKAVITDFLTAAMNPSVWPRYSHTIVAVLIMGAFVAMAVSAWYLIKKRHTDFAMKTMKLGAVVGIVVSCVMLVTAHSSAVVVAEEQPTKLAMMEGMYDSEVPPLYAFGWVDEENQKVISPFSIPGGTSFLATGAWDTEYEGLNELAASAEYGAIDPETAPVNFVFQTYHLMVAMYGLIMLTIILALVFTLRGGKIQNMKWLQRLVLISPVFPLIAIQAGWFTAEVGRQPWVVYPSATGPDGVSLLTSEGVSQSVSAPELMITMVLFLVVYAFLMVAWARTMGRFIKEGPVVETEVAAAKGGE, from the coding sequence ATGGATATCTTCTCCGATCCCGTGCTTCTGGCGCGCATTCAGTTCGCTTGCACGGCGGCATATCACTTCATTTTTGTGCCGTTGACCATCGGTTTGGGACTTATCCTTGCCATCAACGAAACACGGTACTACCGCTCGCGCGATCCTAAGGACGCGGCGGCTACCAAATTCTGGGTGAAGATCTTCACCGCGACGTTCGTGTTGGGTTTGGCCACGGGCATCACGATGGAGTTCTCCTTCGGAACGAACTGGGCGGACTACTCGAGGTTCGTCGGCGACATCTTCGGTGCGCCGCTGGCCGCCGAGGCGCTGCTCGCGTTCTTCCTCGAGTCGACGTTCCTGGGCGTGCTGCTGTTCGGCCGCAAGCGCGTGTCGCCGAAGTTCTACATGGTGTCGTCTTGGCTCGTGTGGTTCGGCTCGGCCCTGTCGGCCCTGTGGATCCTCATCGCTAACTCGTGGATGCAGACGCCGGCCGGCGCGGAGCTGTCCGCCGACGGCTCGAAGGCCGTCATCACCGACTTCCTCACCGCGGCAATGAATCCCTCGGTGTGGCCGCGCTACTCGCACACCATCGTCGCCGTGCTCATCATGGGCGCGTTCGTGGCCATGGCCGTGTCCGCGTGGTACCTCATCAAGAAGCGCCACACCGACTTCGCCATGAAGACGATGAAACTGGGCGCCGTCGTAGGCATCGTGGTCAGCTGCGTCATGCTGGTCACCGCACACTCGTCCGCCGTGGTGGTGGCCGAGGAGCAGCCTACGAAGCTGGCCATGATGGAGGGCATGTACGACTCCGAAGTGCCCCCGCTGTACGCATTCGGCTGGGTTGACGAAGAGAACCAGAAGGTCATCAGCCCGTTCTCCATCCCGGGCGGCACGAGCTTCCTCGCCACCGGCGCATGGGACACCGAGTACGAAGGCCTCAACGAGCTGGCCGCTTCCGCCGAGTACGGCGCTATCGACCCCGAGACCGCTCCCGTGAACTTCGTGTTCCAGACCTACCACCTCATGGTGGCGATGTACGGCCTCATCATGCTCACGATCATCCTCGCGCTCGTGTTCACGCTGCGCGGCGGCAAGATCCAGAACATGAAGTGGCTGCAGCGCCTCGTGCTCATCTCCCCGGTGTTCCCGCTCATCGCCATCCAGGCGGGCTGGTTCACGGCCGAGGTCGGTCGCCAGCCATGGGTGGTGTACCCGTCCGCGACCGGCCCCGACGGCGTGAGCCTGCTCACGAGCGAAGGCGTGTCGCAGTCGGTGTCCGCCCCCGAGCTCATGATCACGATGGTGCTGTTCCTCGTGGTGTACGCGTTCCTCATGGTGGCTTGGGCTCGCACGATGGGCCGCTTCATCAAGGAAGGTCCCGTCGTCGAGACCGAAGTTGCCGCTGCGAAGGGAGGTGAGTAG
- the cydB gene encoding cytochrome d ubiquinol oxidase subunit II, with the protein MEITFFQGLWFLLIFVLIAGYFVLDGFDLGAGVLYPFVAKGDKEQAVVRTSIGPVWDGNEVWLLTAGGALFAAFPAAYATTFSGFYLAVMLVLFGLIVRAVSVEYRGHDLKWAKVWDICFFIGSLLPALLLGVAVGNIYAGIPMSANGDYTGIPLLGLITPFTLLCGLLGLSMFLAQGATWLSLKAPKPSDLQARAAKLRFPLQIVALVLFVAVTAFALTGIQPAMDPMLGAVRWVLAVLFVVAIGASIFFANKKDCDLGAFIAQSGAAVLLVLLLAASMFPNFVFSASDSVGGVITAMNASSSELTLMWMTIITCVGLPLVLIYHVIIYRTFRGRVKDEDLAHY; encoded by the coding sequence ATGGAAATCACGTTCTTCCAGGGGCTTTGGTTCCTCCTGATCTTCGTGCTGATCGCTGGCTACTTCGTCCTCGACGGGTTCGACCTGGGCGCGGGCGTGCTGTATCCCTTCGTCGCGAAGGGCGATAAAGAGCAGGCCGTCGTGCGCACGAGCATCGGGCCCGTGTGGGACGGCAACGAAGTGTGGCTGCTCACCGCAGGCGGTGCGCTGTTCGCAGCGTTCCCGGCGGCGTACGCCACCACGTTCTCCGGGTTCTACCTGGCGGTTATGCTGGTGCTGTTCGGCCTGATCGTGCGCGCCGTGTCCGTGGAGTATCGCGGCCACGACCTCAAGTGGGCGAAGGTGTGGGACATCTGCTTCTTCATCGGCTCGCTGCTGCCGGCTCTGCTGCTGGGCGTTGCCGTGGGCAACATTTACGCGGGCATTCCCATGAGCGCCAACGGCGACTACACCGGCATCCCGCTGCTGGGCCTCATCACGCCGTTCACGCTGCTGTGCGGCCTGCTGGGCCTGTCGATGTTCCTGGCGCAGGGCGCAACCTGGCTGTCGCTCAAGGCGCCGAAGCCCAGCGATTTGCAGGCGCGCGCCGCGAAGCTGCGCTTCCCGTTGCAGATCGTCGCGCTCGTGCTGTTCGTCGCGGTGACGGCGTTCGCCCTCACGGGCATCCAGCCGGCGATGGACCCGATGCTCGGCGCGGTGCGCTGGGTGCTGGCCGTCCTATTCGTGGTCGCCATCGGCGCGTCGATCTTCTTCGCGAATAAGAAGGACTGCGACCTGGGCGCGTTCATCGCCCAGTCCGGCGCGGCCGTGCTGCTCGTGTTGCTGCTGGCGGCTTCGATGTTCCCGAACTTCGTGTTCTCGGCATCCGATAGCGTCGGGGGAGTCATCACGGCCATGAACGCCTCGTCGTCCGAGCTGACGCTTATGTGGATGACTATCATCACGTGCGTCGGTTTGCCGCTCGTGCTGATCTACCACGTCATCATCTACCGCACGTTCCGCGGTCGCGTGAAGGACGAGGATTTGGCGCACTACTAG